A genomic region of Streptosporangium lutulentum contains the following coding sequences:
- a CDS encoding aldose epimerase family protein has translation MNFGTTPSGEQVERHVLSNGRMSASILSYGAILQSLEVSGVDVVLGYTALDDYLTRSRYFGAVVGRYGNRIAGGRFTLDGATYELPINNEPNSLHGGPGGFSNRVWRVAEVSDSAVTLEYVSADGEEGYPGTLTVSLTYTLTEDALRLDYRATTDAPTVLNLTNHSYFNLAGGGDILKHVVRIDADRYLPVDSTKIPTGELAPVAGTPFDFTTPQEVGARIEDPVLGGGYDHCYVLRGGVEVLESVSGRVMEVSTTEPGVQFYSGNMLDGVATAYGRHAGLCLETQHFPDSPNQAHFPSTVLRPGEEFASTTVYRFP, from the coding sequence ATGAACTTCGGAACCACCCCGTCGGGGGAGCAGGTCGAGCGGCACGTGCTGTCGAACGGGCGGATGAGCGCCTCGATCCTCAGCTACGGCGCGATCCTCCAGTCCCTGGAGGTCTCCGGGGTCGACGTGGTGCTCGGCTACACCGCCCTCGACGACTACCTGACACGCAGCCGCTACTTCGGCGCGGTCGTCGGCCGGTACGGCAACCGCATCGCGGGAGGGAGGTTCACCCTCGACGGCGCCACTTACGAACTGCCGATCAACAACGAGCCCAACAGCCTGCACGGCGGACCGGGGGGCTTCTCCAACCGCGTGTGGCGGGTGGCCGAGGTCTCCGATTCGGCGGTGACGCTGGAGTATGTCAGCGCCGACGGCGAGGAGGGCTATCCGGGCACGCTGACCGTCTCGCTCACCTACACGCTGACCGAGGACGCGCTGCGGCTGGACTACCGCGCGACCACCGACGCGCCGACCGTGCTGAACCTGACGAACCACTCCTACTTCAACCTCGCCGGGGGCGGCGACATCCTCAAGCACGTGGTCCGCATCGACGCCGACCGCTACCTGCCCGTCGACTCCACCAAGATCCCGACCGGCGAGCTCGCCCCGGTGGCGGGCACCCCGTTCGACTTCACGACCCCGCAGGAGGTCGGGGCCCGGATCGAGGACCCGGTGCTGGGCGGCGGCTACGACCACTGCTACGTCCTGCGCGGCGGCGTCGAGGTCCTCGAATCGGTCAGCGGACGGGTCATGGAGGTCTCCACCACCGAACCGGGCGTGCAGTTCTACTCCGGCAACATGCTGGACGGCGTCGCCACCGCGTACGGCAGGCACGCCGGCCTCTGCCTGGAGACCCAGCACTTCCCCGACTCGCCCAACCAGGCGCACTTCCCGTCGACGGTCCTGCGCCCCGGCGAGGAGTTCGCCTCCACGACGGTCTACCGCTTCCCCTGA